From a region of the Paenibacillus sp. R14(2021) genome:
- the motA gene encoding flagellar motor stator protein MotA, with protein sequence MEKSTVIGIALGLVAVLLGMTLKHAPIESLLNPAAFTIIMVGTAASLFIGFPLHELKKFPKLIKMIFVVQKMLPREEVIALFMEWASITRREGLLALESKVDDVQDTFLRNGLRMIIDGNDQDLVRDVLLEDIAATEERHRAGALIFSQAGMYAPTLGVLGAVIGLIAALADMSDMGKLAHAIGAAFVATLLGIFTGYVLWHPIANKLKRLSKNEVELRLMMVEGLLSIQSGVSTIAINQKLSVFLTPTERVKMNQKGAEAVEQKA encoded by the coding sequence ATGGAAAAATCTACTGTTATTGGAATTGCGCTCGGACTTGTGGCCGTTCTGCTCGGAATGACGCTGAAGCATGCACCGATCGAGAGTTTGCTTAACCCGGCAGCTTTTACCATCATTATGGTCGGCACGGCGGCATCCTTATTCATCGGTTTCCCGCTTCATGAACTCAAGAAATTCCCAAAATTGATCAAAATGATTTTCGTCGTACAGAAAATGCTGCCCCGCGAAGAAGTCATTGCCCTCTTCATGGAATGGGCGTCCATTACGCGCCGCGAAGGCTTGCTCGCCCTGGAATCCAAGGTAGACGATGTACAAGATACGTTCCTCCGCAACGGCTTGCGCATGATTATAGACGGCAACGACCAAGATCTTGTTCGCGACGTTCTGCTTGAGGATATCGCCGCCACCGAGGAGCGCCACCGCGCCGGCGCGCTGATCTTCTCCCAAGCGGGCATGTATGCGCCGACGCTCGGGGTGCTTGGAGCCGTTATCGGTCTGATCGCCGCGCTTGCCGACATGAGCGATATGGGCAAGCTGGCCCACGCCATCGGTGCCGCATTCGTTGCTACACTTCTAGGTATATTCACCGGCTACGTGTTGTGGCACCCGATCGCCAATAAGCTGAAGCGTCTCTCCAAGAACGAAGTCGAACTGCGCCTCATGATGGTCGAAGGCTTGCTGTCCATTCAATCCGGGGTGTCGACGATTGCCATCAACCAGAAGCTTTCCGTATTCCTGACGCCGACGGAGCGCGTCAAGATGAACCAGAAGGGAGCGGAAGCGGTTGAGCAAAAAGCATAA
- a CDS encoding 4a-hydroxytetrahydrobiopterin dehydratase, translated as MAKLVKMTLEAVDDAIAMLEGWTRQDEKWMQGSYRFVTFPDAIAFVGQIAEIAEELNHHPFIAIDYKKVTLRLTTWHSGGLTELDMQSAQRYNDTYKASITGNG; from the coding sequence GTGGCGAAGCTGGTGAAAATGACGCTTGAAGCCGTGGATGATGCCATCGCGATGCTGGAAGGCTGGACACGGCAGGATGAGAAATGGATGCAGGGCAGCTACCGGTTTGTTACCTTTCCTGACGCCATCGCATTCGTCGGCCAAATCGCCGAAATCGCAGAGGAGCTGAACCATCATCCCTTCATCGCGATCGATTACAAGAAAGTGACGCTGCGCTTGACGACTTGGCACTCAGGCGGCTTGACGGAGCTGGATATGCAGTCTGCGCAGCGCTATAACGATACGTACAAAGCGTCGATTACCGGAAACGGGTGA
- a CDS encoding EAL domain-containing protein, with the protein MSEATNMQEDRMSTLVPYYQPILALDTRRIMGYEALGRMRTSQGVRSVGPFFADKTVPMHEQIRVDRHLREMAFAKFSGSDPASGMLFINLKPSWIFQTYAMTGELPTLQLMDKYNIDPRRIVIEITEESFLEPMEQLRAVVDLYRNQGCLIAIDDVGSGFSNMDRIAQIQPHILKIDIHMLQRSERHSGYYGVMRSFSMLADQIGASLLVEGVETEQDLQRAIEIGARYVQGYLFAPAEAEFRPPGSFASLIESGLDQRRMRMQQVERHWSAEAAKFTEAVEAAWEEADGGVCGDHFIERLLPDLMESSCIRVYMCSADGIQLSSNYQQRSQGEWLRQPEFRGHNWSWRPYFIPISTQLVDRTRAIVSQTYTDLDSFDRIRTVSVSVGERYILFLDVAELSGER; encoded by the coding sequence ATGAGTGAAGCAACCAACATGCAGGAGGATAGGATGAGCACGCTCGTGCCCTATTATCAGCCGATCCTCGCTCTGGATACCAGGCGCATCATGGGGTACGAAGCGCTTGGGCGCATGCGGACGAGCCAGGGCGTGCGAAGCGTCGGCCCCTTCTTCGCGGACAAGACGGTGCCGATGCACGAGCAGATCCGAGTCGATCGGCATCTGCGGGAGATGGCTTTCGCTAAGTTCTCGGGAAGCGATCCGGCATCCGGCATGCTGTTCATCAACCTGAAGCCGTCATGGATCTTCCAGACGTACGCGATGACCGGAGAGCTGCCAACGCTGCAGCTGATGGATAAGTATAATATCGATCCCCGGCGGATTGTCATCGAGATTACCGAGGAGTCGTTCCTGGAGCCGATGGAACAGCTGCGCGCGGTTGTTGATTTGTATCGGAACCAAGGGTGTCTCATTGCCATAGACGATGTGGGGAGCGGGTTCAGCAACATGGACCGGATCGCGCAGATCCAGCCGCACATTCTGAAGATCGATATTCACATGCTGCAGCGAAGCGAGCGGCACAGCGGCTATTACGGCGTAATGCGCTCCTTCTCCATGCTGGCCGATCAGATCGGCGCATCGCTGCTCGTGGAGGGCGTTGAGACGGAGCAAGACCTGCAGCGGGCCATCGAGATCGGCGCGCGTTACGTGCAGGGCTATCTGTTCGCGCCGGCGGAGGCGGAGTTCAGGCCGCCCGGCAGCTTCGCTTCGCTGATCGAGAGCGGACTTGACCAGCGGCGGATGCGGATGCAGCAGGTGGAGCGGCATTGGAGCGCGGAAGCGGCTAAGTTTACAGAGGCCGTGGAGGCGGCCTGGGAGGAAGCGGACGGAGGCGTCTGCGGCGATCACTTCATCGAGCGTCTGCTGCCTGACCTTATGGAGTCTTCGTGCATTCGGGTTTATATGTGCAGCGCCGACGGGATTCAGCTCAGCTCCAACTACCAGCAGCGAAGCCAAGGCGAGTGGCTCAGGCAGCCGGAATTCAGAGGACATAACTGGAGTTGGCGGCCTTATTTTATCCCGATCTCCACGCAGCTTGTGGATCGGACGCGCGCAATCGTGTCGCAGACGTATACGGATCTGGATTCCTTCGACCGCATCCGCACGGTGTCGGTGTCGGTGGGGGAGCGATATATCTTATTCCTCGACGTGGCGGAGCTGAGCGGGGAGCGCTGA
- a CDS encoding DUF378 domain-containing protein → MKALNIVSLLILILGGLNWLVVGLFEYDVVSEVFDGSDSVGAKIVYIIVGLSALYSLSFFSKVAADE, encoded by the coding sequence ATGAAAGCTTTGAATATCGTCAGCTTATTGATTCTCATTCTGGGCGGGTTGAATTGGCTTGTTGTGGGGCTGTTTGAGTATGATGTCGTATCGGAGGTTTTTGACGGTTCGGATTCCGTAGGCGCCAAAATCGTGTACATTATCGTCGGTCTCTCGGCACTTTACAGCCTCTCCTTCTTCTCCAAAGTAGCAGCCGACGAGTAA
- a CDS encoding GNAT family N-acetyltransferase, with protein MTNPASTTKLNPFTVGPLSEQLAEELTGWRYEPPFDFYNWTTWQVMLQLGIEFGDADVRERQYVALTGDNGALAGFAQFFPLLGVTRIGLGLRPDLCGQGLGLPLVQAIVAEAIRRAPGDEIDLEVHTWNGRAIRTYERAGFVITDTYAKQTPSGSVNVHCMSYQGNNPSQ; from the coding sequence ATGACCAATCCCGCCTCAACGACAAAGCTTAATCCCTTTACCGTCGGTCCGCTGTCGGAGCAGCTTGCCGAGGAGCTGACCGGCTGGCGCTACGAGCCGCCGTTTGATTTCTACAACTGGACCACGTGGCAGGTCATGCTGCAGCTCGGCATCGAATTCGGCGATGCCGATGTCCGCGAGCGGCAGTACGTCGCACTCACGGGCGACAACGGGGCGCTTGCCGGCTTCGCGCAGTTCTTCCCGCTCCTCGGCGTGACGCGAATCGGCCTTGGCCTTCGTCCGGACCTATGCGGTCAAGGGCTTGGACTCCCGCTCGTGCAGGCCATCGTCGCGGAGGCGATCCGAAGAGCCCCAGGCGACGAGATCGACCTGGAGGTTCATACGTGGAACGGCCGCGCCATCCGCACCTATGAGCGGGCAGGCTTCGTCATCACGGACACCTATGCGAAGCAGACGCCGTCTGGCAGCGTTAATGTGCACTGCATGAGCTACCAGGGCAACAACCCAAGCCAGTAG
- a CDS encoding sulfurtransferase — MNNIVSLKWLLARMYESDIVIVDCRFQLGKPTAGREAYETSHIPGAVYLDLEKDLSAPIEEHGGRHPLPDIAQLTGVLSRVGIGNETRVVAYDDQGGAMASRLWWLLKYLGHEAVYVLDEGFTAWEKAGFPVNAEQRVLIPAPFFATVQHNMLVEMDEVRENIGKDRVTLIDSREGARYRGELEPIDRVAGHIPGALNRFWAEGRGADGKWKGAEEQEARFEGLDKERETIVYCGSGVTACPNVLALEEAGFSKVRLYAGSWSDWISYEGNPIGTGDEEKPSHV, encoded by the coding sequence ATGAACAATATTGTATCGCTAAAATGGCTGCTGGCCCGCATGTACGAGTCCGACATCGTGATTGTCGACTGCCGGTTCCAATTAGGTAAACCGACTGCCGGCCGCGAGGCATACGAAACTTCCCATATTCCCGGAGCGGTGTACTTGGACTTGGAAAAGGATCTGTCCGCGCCGATCGAGGAGCACGGCGGACGCCACCCGCTGCCGGACATCGCGCAGCTGACGGGTGTACTGAGTCGCGTCGGTATCGGCAACGAGACGCGCGTGGTTGCTTATGACGACCAAGGCGGTGCGATGGCTTCGCGCCTGTGGTGGCTCCTGAAGTACCTCGGCCATGAAGCGGTCTATGTGCTCGATGAAGGCTTCACGGCCTGGGAGAAGGCCGGATTCCCGGTCAACGCGGAGCAGCGGGTGCTGATCCCGGCGCCGTTCTTCGCGACGGTGCAGCATAACATGCTCGTGGAGATGGACGAAGTGCGCGAAAACATCGGCAAGGATCGCGTGACGCTGATCGATTCGCGCGAAGGCGCACGCTACCGCGGCGAGTTGGAGCCGATCGACCGCGTGGCGGGGCATATCCCGGGCGCGCTGAACCGCTTCTGGGCGGAAGGCCGCGGCGCGGACGGCAAGTGGAAGGGTGCCGAAGAGCAGGAGGCACGGTTCGAGGGGCTGGACAAGGAGCGGGAGACGATCGTGTACTGCGGGTCCGGCGTGACGGCATGTCCGAATGTGCTGGCGCTGGAGGAAGCGGGGTTTAGTAAGGTAAGGCTGTATGCGGGGAGTTGGAGTGACTGGATTTCGTATGAGGGGAATCCGATTGGAACCGGGGATGAAGAGAAGCCTAGCCACGTATAG
- a CDS encoding helix-turn-helix domain-containing protein, with protein sequence MSRGKYSALEKLAILEEVSKGELGFLAATKKYSINKTSLMKWQRRYKLYGFEGLERRTHNRSYSAELKLQAVAEFLEGKLSKYQIIDKYKIASTTQLSDWIHKYNGHSSLKAYKGEANAMTKGRATTWQERIDIVQYCLTNQHDYHKTAGEFQVSYQQVYQWVKKFEDGSHDALQDGRGRKKAAEELTEAELHKLELKKMEYEMERLRAENAFLKKLRELQRRRN encoded by the coding sequence ATGTCGAGAGGAAAATATAGCGCACTTGAGAAACTCGCGATTCTCGAGGAAGTTTCGAAAGGGGAACTGGGTTTCTTAGCCGCAACAAAAAAATATAGTATCAATAAAACGTCGTTAATGAAATGGCAGCGTCGCTACAAGCTCTATGGCTTTGAAGGGCTCGAGCGCCGTACACATAATCGAAGTTATAGCGCTGAACTGAAGCTTCAAGCGGTGGCGGAATTCCTTGAGGGGAAGCTTTCTAAGTACCAGATTATCGATAAATACAAGATTGCGAGCACAACTCAGCTTTCCGACTGGATTCATAAGTATAATGGTCATAGCAGCTTAAAAGCCTACAAAGGAGAAGCGAATGCTATGACAAAGGGTCGCGCGACAACGTGGCAGGAACGAATCGACATCGTCCAGTATTGCTTGACCAATCAGCATGACTATCATAAGACCGCAGGAGAATTTCAAGTCTCTTATCAGCAGGTATACCAGTGGGTAAAGAAATTCGAGGATGGCAGTCATGATGCATTACAGGATGGCCGTGGGAGAAAGAAAGCGGCTGAAGAATTAACGGAGGCGGAACTCCACAAACTCGAATTGAAGAAGATGGAATATGAAATGGAACGGCTTCGGGCGGAGAATGCGTTCTTAAAAAAGTTACGGGAACTCCAAAGGAGGCGAAATTAA
- a CDS encoding ABC-F family ATP-binding cassette domain-containing protein — protein sequence MIKVDKLSFSFPQKELYNNISFTLEEAQHCAFIGTSGSGKSTLIDILVDPERYLFEGKLDIDPTCRIGLVSQFSQLDKTKETTVFEYLGEAFIKIQNEITSICTEMETSADIDALLEKYQFALDAFDAIGGADFESDVNKKLNVANLMRLKDHRVSDLSGGEFKLIQVMKEMLSRPDVMIMDEPDVFLDFENLNALKNLINAHKGILLVITHNRYLLNHCFNKIIHLENTEIQEFDGRYIEYNFSLLQTKIELQEIAVAEHEEMERNETIINNLRVIATYNSEASRGKALKARVRFQERLEARRIKAPFVAIKQPNISFGIDHEIEDSTVINVSNYSVAFDELLLDNVNFEIKSTDKVAIIGSNGTGKTTLLREIFKNNHNSIEINADVKVAYLSQMQGEVLKDSNTILEEFIDAGFKTYDEIRSYLSNYGFEGEIVNQKIGSLSGGEKNMLQLAKVAASKANVLLLDEPTSHLDTYSQLALEKAIEDYKGAILMISHDFYSVVNGMDYVLIIDNKTIRKMSMRKFRQMIYASHFDRDYLEIEQNKRSVEMKIELALKDTDFERAKGLVDELEELIKLL from the coding sequence ATGATAAAAGTTGATAAACTATCCTTCTCATTTCCGCAAAAAGAACTATATAACAACATTTCATTTACGTTAGAAGAGGCGCAGCATTGCGCTTTTATAGGAACAAGCGGCAGCGGGAAAAGTACATTGATCGATATACTGGTGGATCCAGAACGATATCTGTTCGAGGGCAAGTTAGACATAGACCCCACTTGCAGGATTGGGCTTGTAAGTCAATTCTCACAACTCGACAAAACGAAAGAAACAACCGTTTTTGAATATCTAGGGGAAGCATTCATTAAGATACAAAATGAAATCACATCTATTTGTACGGAAATGGAAACATCAGCGGATATCGATGCGTTATTAGAAAAGTATCAATTCGCTTTGGACGCATTTGATGCCATCGGCGGGGCTGATTTTGAAAGCGACGTTAATAAGAAACTAAACGTAGCAAACCTCATGAGGCTAAAAGATCATAGGGTATCCGATCTGAGTGGCGGGGAATTCAAACTTATTCAAGTGATGAAGGAAATGCTGAGTCGTCCGGACGTCATGATTATGGACGAACCCGATGTATTTCTGGACTTTGAAAACTTAAATGCGCTTAAAAATCTTATTAATGCTCACAAGGGAATCCTGCTCGTTATTACGCACAACCGCTATCTATTGAATCATTGTTTCAACAAAATTATTCACCTTGAAAACACGGAGATCCAAGAGTTTGACGGGCGCTATATCGAGTATAACTTCTCATTGCTTCAGACAAAAATCGAGCTGCAAGAAATCGCAGTCGCTGAACATGAAGAGATGGAGAGAAACGAGACCATCATCAATAACCTCAGGGTGATTGCGACTTATAATTCTGAAGCTTCTCGAGGGAAAGCCTTGAAAGCTCGAGTTAGGTTTCAAGAGAGATTGGAAGCGCGCAGAATTAAAGCGCCGTTTGTTGCGATTAAGCAACCGAATATCAGTTTTGGCATTGACCATGAAATTGAAGACAGCACTGTTATAAATGTCAGTAATTATAGCGTCGCCTTTGATGAGCTGCTTTTGGACAATGTTAACTTTGAGATAAAATCTACGGATAAAGTAGCCATTATCGGTTCAAACGGTACCGGGAAAACGACCTTACTCCGAGAAATTTTCAAAAATAATCATAATTCAATTGAAATAAACGCTGATGTTAAAGTGGCTTATTTATCTCAGATGCAGGGCGAAGTGCTGAAGGATTCTAATACCATACTAGAAGAATTCATCGATGCCGGGTTTAAGACGTATGATGAGATTCGATCGTATCTCTCCAACTATGGCTTTGAGGGCGAAATCGTTAATCAGAAGATAGGATCTCTATCTGGTGGAGAAAAAAACATGCTTCAATTGGCTAAAGTTGCTGCCAGTAAAGCAAACGTGTTGCTGCTTGATGAACCGACAAGCCATTTAGACACCTACTCGCAACTAGCACTGGAGAAAGCCATTGAAGACTATAAAGGTGCTATTCTCATGATTTCTCATGATTTCTATTCGGTTGTAAACGGTATGGATTATGTTCTAATCATTGACAATAAAACAATTCGAAAAATGAGCATGCGAAAATTTAGACAGATGATTTATGCGAGTCATTTTGATAGAGACTATCTAGAAATAGAACAAAATAAAAGATCAGTTGAAATGAAAATAGAATTGGCTTTAAAAGATACTGATTTTGAACGTGCAAAAGGTTTGGTTGATGAGCTGGAAGAGCTGATTAAGTTGCTTTAA
- a CDS encoding DKNYY domain-containing protein, giving the protein MRRKAVITGSVIFSLTICLVLAVHLYKTYKPGYVYENGIWNYVSYDTGVGRRVNPIHVRKDELKVLKYKDFARDNKSVYFKSNKVEGSDPETFQIISGKGRYRYAKDKNNVYIYARDDWSLYKLLHADPISFEIMAFPYSKDKNDAYCGNLPLYVDDVSKFKVTESTGFAIMSSVYGFLGTASDPADSSSEYERNRHAYNRKKYGFITDPVFYSEDGKAKTDQLTYSGYRLDGG; this is encoded by the coding sequence ATGAGAAGGAAGGCAGTAATCACCGGAAGTGTTATCTTCAGCCTTACCATATGTTTAGTTTTAGCGGTTCACTTATATAAAACATACAAACCGGGATACGTTTATGAAAATGGAATATGGAATTATGTGTCCTATGATACAGGAGTCGGCAGAAGAGTAAATCCAATCCATGTAAGGAAGGATGAACTCAAAGTCTTGAAGTACAAGGATTTTGCAAGAGATAACAAGAGTGTATATTTTAAAAGCAATAAGGTAGAAGGTTCAGACCCGGAAACGTTCCAGATTATTAGCGGCAAAGGTAGATATCGTTATGCGAAAGATAAAAATAATGTATATATTTATGCGAGAGATGATTGGTCACTATATAAATTATTACATGCAGACCCTATCAGTTTTGAAATAATGGCGTTTCCATATTCAAAGGATAAGAACGACGCCTATTGTGGAAACCTACCGCTTTATGTAGATGATGTTTCTAAATTTAAAGTCACTGAGAGCACTGGTTTTGCAATCATGTCTTCGGTTTACGGCTTCCTGGGTACTGCATCTGATCCGGCAGATTCGTCTTCAGAGTATGAACGTAATAGACACGCGTATAATCGTAAGAAATATGGGTTTATTACTGACCCGGTATTTTACTCTGAAGATGGAAAAGCAAAAACGGATCAACTTACTTATAGCGGATATAGATTAGATGGGGGCTAA
- a CDS encoding 2OG-Fe(II) oxygenase yields MTIKEQSIMNWTGSRISTTDREIQIIGKIEEPLILILENVLSHAECDALIGLARTRLQRSKIGRSHVESDSRTSSSMFFEESENEWIQAIETRVSELMNIPVSHAEPLQLLHYMPGEQYQPHFDYFISGNAANNRISTLVIYLNDVEEGGETYFPSLRFSVTPKKGSAVYFEYFYNDPSINELTLHGGNPVVAGEKWVATQWMRRQRHRYL; encoded by the coding sequence ATGACGATTAAAGAGCAGTCAATCATGAATTGGACAGGCAGCAGGATCAGCACAACGGATAGAGAGATACAGATTATCGGCAAAATAGAGGAGCCGCTTATTTTAATCCTGGAGAACGTGTTGAGCCACGCGGAGTGCGATGCGCTTATTGGGTTAGCCCGAACCCGATTGCAGCGATCTAAGATCGGCAGGTCTCACGTCGAAAGCGATAGCAGAACGAGCAGCAGCATGTTTTTTGAGGAAAGCGAGAATGAGTGGATTCAGGCCATTGAAACAAGAGTTTCCGAACTGATGAATATACCTGTTTCACATGCGGAGCCGCTGCAGCTCTTGCACTATATGCCGGGTGAGCAGTATCAGCCTCATTTTGACTATTTCATCTCCGGTAATGCTGCCAACAATCGCATTAGTACACTGGTTATCTATTTAAATGACGTAGAAGAAGGCGGCGAAACGTATTTCCCTTCCCTTCGGTTTAGCGTAACGCCCAAAAAAGGCAGTGCCGTTTACTTCGAATATTTTTATAATGATCCCAGCATCAATGAACTAACCTTGCATGGCGGAAATCCGGTCGTGGCCGGTGAAAAATGGGTAGCGACGCAGTGGATGAGAAGACAACGTCACCGTTACTTGTAA
- a CDS encoding collagen-like protein — MYISKKVFVIIAALIMISLSGIGVYAAANQSSSTKTTLQACVKKNGTMRLLLPAASGTNKGQKPTAPSCDKTEQLISWNVVGPKGDKGDTGAVGPAGQPGERGAVGAVGPAGAAGPKGDKGSTGNTGSAGPVGAAGPKGDKGDTGGIGPAGPVGATGPKGDKGDTGDIGPAGPVGATGLKGDKGDTGAIGPVGPVGPVGPVGATGLKGDKGDGNRTLTALVLPDGSVFAGTGFTTTKSGGTIVITFDTNGTLFMPLVSFGGQETGWNYNAEGDLVVYVVPTPGANGFGVAAIEVK, encoded by the coding sequence ATGTATATTAGCAAGAAGGTTTTCGTTATTATCGCAGCTCTCATCATGATCAGTTTATCAGGCATTGGCGTCTATGCCGCAGCAAATCAAAGCAGTTCGACGAAGACGACTTTACAGGCATGCGTAAAGAAGAACGGCACGATGAGACTGCTGCTGCCCGCAGCTTCGGGAACAAACAAGGGTCAAAAACCGACCGCTCCTTCTTGCGACAAGACGGAGCAGCTTATTTCCTGGAATGTAGTTGGCCCTAAGGGCGATAAAGGCGACACCGGGGCAGTTGGACCTGCGGGTCAACCAGGGGAGAGAGGAGCAGTCGGAGCCGTCGGTCCTGCTGGTGCAGCCGGACCTAAGGGCGATAAAGGCAGCACCGGGAATACCGGGTCAGCCGGCCCCGTTGGCGCAGCTGGACCCAAGGGTGACAAAGGCGACACTGGAGGCATTGGACCTGCCGGCCCCGTTGGTGCAACCGGACCCAAGGGTGACAAAGGCGACACTGGGGACATTGGACCTGCCGGCCCCGTTGGTGCAACCGGACTCAAGGGCGACAAAGGCGACACTGGAGCCATTGGACCTGTTGGACCTGTCGGGCCCGTTGGTCCCGTCGGAGCGACCGGACTTAAGGGTGACAAAGGCGACGGAAACCGCACGCTGACGGCTCTTGTTCTTCCAGACGGCTCGGTCTTCGCCGGGACTGGGTTTACGACAACGAAGAGCGGCGGTACCATTGTCATTACGTTCGATACAAACGGCACTCTCTTCATGCCACTCGTTTCCTTCGGCGGCCAAGAGACTGGATGGAACTACAATGCTGAGGGAGACTTGGTCGTCTATGTTGTACCCACCCCGGGAGCCAATGGCTTCGGCGTGGCGGCAATCGAAGTGAAATAA
- a CDS encoding DUF6864 domain-containing function, with protein MTDRLGGMKMKITSGGFEVVYHGRIFAYGMNPIEIVLSEENDPLTFVFCIEHESERNEFTTDIRLVRYNEVRIACVNFPRGRPTGNQDMIHLGVLNNRKLSLRYEVTINFDATSWALTFTFFSGEGVT; from the coding sequence ATGACAGATCGCCTTGGAGGGATGAAGATGAAAATTACGTCCGGCGGGTTCGAAGTCGTGTATCACGGCAGAATTTTTGCCTACGGGATGAACCCCATCGAAATCGTATTATCGGAAGAAAACGATCCGTTAACCTTCGTATTCTGCATCGAGCACGAGTCGGAACGGAATGAATTCACAACGGATATCCGGCTTGTCCGTTACAACGAGGTACGGATTGCATGCGTCAATTTCCCGCGCGGCAGGCCGACCGGCAACCAAGACATGATTCATCTCGGCGTCCTGAACAACCGCAAGCTCTCGCTGCGTTATGAGGTGACCATTAATTTCGATGCGACGTCTTGGGCGCTGACGTTCACCTTCTTCTCGGGCGAGGGGGTCACCTAG
- a CDS encoding DMT family transporter produces MNKQHQMKSSLLLLLTACIWGFAFVAQREGMLHTGPFTFNAVRFALGAVSLIPLILLLDKRSGQSAKEIGVSAKKAAVSGFWVGLILFCGASLQQIGLVHTTAGKAAFITGLYIVIVPFLGLFLKQRLNVNSVAGAIAAVIGLYMLCVKSNLTLGEGDLYELIGAFFWSAHILIIDKLSRRTDVLKLSFFQIVTSSVLSFIVAAATEKIDVSGLTQAIVPLLYGGVCSVGIAYTLQIVGQKNAQPTQAAIIMSMETVFAVIGGYFILGELLTTRGIFGCLLMLVGMIVPQLPQIRKRAGAGSTIDGARN; encoded by the coding sequence ATGAACAAACAACACCAAATGAAATCCAGCTTGCTGCTGCTGCTTACCGCCTGCATCTGGGGCTTTGCTTTCGTGGCGCAGCGCGAGGGGATGTTGCATACAGGGCCGTTTACCTTCAACGCGGTTCGATTCGCGCTTGGCGCGGTCTCCTTGATTCCGCTGATTCTTTTACTGGACAAGCGATCAGGACAATCGGCGAAGGAAATCGGAGTATCGGCGAAGAAGGCGGCTGTGTCGGGGTTCTGGGTTGGGCTGATCCTCTTCTGCGGGGCGTCCTTGCAGCAAATCGGACTTGTCCATACGACGGCGGGTAAGGCTGCCTTCATTACGGGGCTCTATATCGTCATTGTGCCTTTCCTCGGCTTGTTCCTGAAGCAGCGGCTGAACGTGAACAGCGTGGCAGGCGCGATTGCAGCGGTAATCGGCTTGTACATGCTTTGCGTGAAGAGTAATCTGACGCTGGGCGAGGGTGATTTGTATGAACTCATCGGCGCCTTTTTCTGGTCGGCGCACATTCTCATTATCGATAAGCTGTCGCGTCGAACGGATGTGCTCAAGCTGTCGTTTTTTCAGATCGTGACCAGCTCCGTGCTCAGCTTCATCGTAGCCGCGGCGACGGAGAAGATCGACGTATCGGGCTTGACGCAGGCGATTGTCCCTCTATTGTATGGCGGAGTCTGCTCGGTCGGAATTGCCTACACACTGCAGATCGTTGGGCAGAAGAACGCGCAGCCAACGCAGGCGGCCATTATTATGAGCATGGAAACGGTCTTTGCGGTCATTGGCGGCTATTTTATTCTAGGCGAGCTGCTGACGACCCGGGGTATCTTTGGCTGCTTGCTCATGCTTGTGGGCATGATCGTACCGCAGCTGCCGCAGATTAGGAAGCGAGCGGGAGCGGGGAGCACGATCGACGGAGCGCGTAATTAA